The DNA segment CCATCGCTCACGCTCGATCCCCGTCGAACCAGCCACCCTCGATCGCCGTCGTGCGAGCGCGGTCACTGTCGGCCTCGCTCACGCTCGTCACTCCCAACCGGTCGCCGGCTCGGTGACCGACTCGGACGGGGGCGAGACCTGGCGGTCCTCGTCGGCGGAACGGGCATCCGTCACCGCTCCTTCGAGGATAGTCGTGGGGATGCGAACATATATGAGATACAATCTCGAATGGAGTCGATAGAGGTGTCAGGGATGTCCGAGTCCTCGCGGGACGGCGTCCGGTCGTGGAGTGAGACCGACAGTGCGCGCGAGCGGATCCGTTCGATCGCGGAAACGCTTCGGGAGCCCCGTTCGGTCAACTGGATCAGTGACCAGGCCGAGGCGGCGTGGGGGACGACGAAGGAGGAACTCGAGTCCCTGGTCGAGCAGGGGCGGATCCGTCGCGTTGCGGTCGGCGACGCGACGCGCTACGAGCCGGACTACACCACGTTACTCTTCGAGGAAATTCGCGCGCTCATCGGCGACAACTCGCGCGAAGCGCTTCGGGACGAGTTGGCTGCGATCACGGAGGAAGTAGAAACGTGGCGGGAGACCTACGGCGTCGAGACGTGGGAGGAACTCGAACGGTCGCTCGCGGACGACGACCTCTCGAGCGAGGACCTCCGCGAACGTCGCGACGTGATCGGGTTCTGGCGCGAGAACGAGGCGGATCGGCAACTCATCAAACACGCACTCTCCCTCTATTCGGACGTCGAATCCGCTCGTGAGACGATGGCGGACGCCGCCGACGGCGCCGCGAGCTAACCTGGCGCACACCGCATGATCTTCCTCGCACATCGAGACCGCTACACCCAACGGACGCTCCTCCGTGACGTCCACGATCGGCTGACGAACCAGCCCGGCTGTTCGGACGTTCGGTACCGACCGTCCCGTCGGCGCCCCGGCACGTGATCGCCTCGGTCGATCCGGAGCCGTTCCTCGGTCGATCCCACGGATGTGACCGCGCTCGGCTGGAAATTCGATTCTGGAATCTGACGGGTAACTCGCACGAATACTACCGTCTCAACTGGATCGAGCCCGCACGACGGCTCATGTTCGGATTCCATCGGGACGGCGATCACCCGGATCTCGGGCCGTGCCACGTACAACTCGATCACGAGGACGCGCCGATCGCTCGATACGAAGCCTCGGTTCTCGATGTGCATCCGCTCGCCGTTCTCGACGAGCGCCTCGGGCAGCTCCCGTCTGCCCTCTCGTCCATCCGGTGGGTCGACGGCACGCCGTCACTCCCGGGGTGGGACGGATCGGATTCCGCCCTCGGCTGAAGCCGTTGGCTTCCTCCGTGCACTTCTGTGCGTCTGTAACAGCGTCGGCCGGGACTGGCCGAATCCGTATCGGACCGGTCGCCGTATCGACGGGAACGATGGCGAGTTCCTCGAGTAACGGGCCCGTCCACGAGGCCGAAATCAGGCTGTGGCGCGAAGAGGGGGTGGATCGCCAGAGACGTCGAGACGGGCGTGACGACGCAGGGATCGTCCCGGGAGGCTGCGCTCGACACTCTCGACGATGCGGTCGCGCTCCGGCGGGGCGATCGCGGCCGGGAGCCGACGGACGCGGAACGTCGAGACCTCGGGATCGATCCGGGGGCGAACGAGACTGGCGAGCGGGAACCGCCCGACGTCCTCGAGTAGGATTGGACGCCGCACGGTTTCCGGCCGATAGGTCGTGACGGTCCTCGTCAATGTCGGCGGATTCGAGTGGCGACGGACGACGGGCGATCACGCGCAGTTGTACGACGAACACCCGACGAACGACGACGATCGACGGTGGGTGCCGGTGCCGTTGCACGACGAACGTCGGACGGGGACGCTCAGGGATAGTGCGGAACGTGCCGGTGCCAACGATTTCGATGCGTTCTGTGCGTGGATCGATCGGAACGCGTAGCGGTCGTCGCGATTCCGGTCGTGCGTTCCACTGTCGCTGATCCAGTTCTCCGATGCGAGGAGTCGATACGTGGCCCGTCGAGCCGTCCGGCGGTCGATCCACGGGCCCGCACACGCACGTCGCGAGTCCCTCCGGCTGTCGACTCACGCTCGCGGCGGTCCAGGGGATGCGGTAGCGACCGACAGATCCCACGAACGAACTCGCCACGCCGCCCACGCTCGATCGAGTTCGTTCTCGATCCGTCCGCCCTCGATCGCCGCCGTGCGAGCGGGGCACTCCCGCTGCGCGCTCGTCTCCTGTCAGCCCGCCGGTCGTTCGTTCGAAGTCGACTCGGATCGGGCGAATACCGAGCACAGTTTCCGTCTCCGACCGTTCCACATCGACGCGCTCGACTGGTCGACGCGGTCGGGTTCCCGGCTCTCGGTGTGCCAGCCGACGGTGGCGCCGACGAACGTGTATAGGCTATCGCGACCAACTGTCGACCGTACATGGCCAGTATCGTTCGCACGGAGGACGTTCTCGGTGGCGAGCCCCGCATCGACGGGACGCGTGTCGGGGTTCTCGACGTCTACGAACTCGTCATCGATGGCGGCTACGCCCCCGCCGACGTGGCCGATCAGCTCGGCCGGAGCCACGCTGAGATATACACGGCGCTCGCGTACTATCACGACCATCCCGAGGAGATGCGTCACCTCCGTCGGGATCGCGAGGAGACGACGTCGACGCTCGCCGACGAGGCGTTGCAGCCGCCGGAACCAGCACAGTGACGCGCTCGGTTTGCACCGACGAACACGTTCCGAGCACCGGATGCCGGGTTCGTACTGATCGAACGTGTACTCGGTCGAGAGCGGCTCGCCACCGGCTTTCCCGCCGATTGATGCCACTCGGCCGAGTCCCCGGGTCAGGCGAGTTCTCGCGGA comes from the Halovivax cerinus genome and includes:
- a CDS encoding DUF7342 family protein; the protein is MSESSRDGVRSWSETDSARERIRSIAETLREPRSVNWISDQAEAAWGTTKEELESLVEQGRIRRVAVGDATRYEPDYTTLLFEEIRALIGDNSREALRDELAAITEEVETWRETYGVETWEELERSLADDDLSSEDLRERRDVIGFWRENEADRQLIKHALSLYSDVESARETMADAADGAAS
- a CDS encoding DUF433 domain-containing protein, with translation MASIVRTEDVLGGEPRIDGTRVGVLDVYELVIDGGYAPADVADQLGRSHAEIYTALAYYHDHPEEMRHLRRDREETTSTLADEALQPPEPAQ
- a CDS encoding type II toxin-antitoxin system HicA family toxin — protein: MTVLVNVGGFEWRRTTGDHAQLYDEHPTNDDDRRWVPVPLHDERRTGTLRDSAERAGANDFDAFCAWIDRNA